The genomic region GGGCCGATGGTGCAAGCGGTCATCTACGGCTTCTTCCTGGGAGTGACGATGCTGGCAGGCTTTGTCTGGCGAGACCGTTGGAATCGCCTGGGGCAGTTGATTTGGCTGCTGTTGATTTCCTTGGAACTGGCTGCGTTGGGCTTTACTTATACGCGGAGCGTATGGATCGGCACCGCATTGGCCATCTTCGTCGTGCTCGGGCTGACACTGCGCGGCGCCTGGCGGCCGCTGGTGCTGGGATGCCTGGTGTCGGCGGCGCTCGTGCTGAGCGTCGCCGAATTGGATAGCCTGGCCAATCTGCAGCGCGAAGGGAATGCCAGCGAAGCTCGCGAATCCGCCGGGATGCGGGCTTGCTTCGCCTATGTCTCCTGGGAGATGTTCTTGGACCGGCCAATTCTGGGCTTTGGATTCGGCCAGTTCTTCAAGGAAAAACTCCCCTATCTGAGCGATCGGACCACGCCGCTGGAGTTGGAATTGATTCGCGACTACATCCATCACAACACGTATTTGAGCTTGCTCACGGAGACGGGATTGATCGGGCTGTCGCTGTACGTGGCGATTCTGCTCTATTGGGCCCGCTGCGGCTGGCGACTCTGTCGCGATAGCAATCCACGGTGGATGCGCGCCCACGGCATTTTGCTGCTCGGAGCAATGGCCACCTACGCGGTGCAGATGCTGTTCCACGAGGTGAGCTACACCACGCTCGACAATTCCTTGTTGTTTCTTCTGGCAGGCATCGCCGTCGGCCTCGATACGCGGGCCAGAGGCAGGAGCCCTGAAGCGGATCAAAGCCACGCGGCGGCATTTTCGCTCCGTCCGATTGGGATTACGCCCGTATACAACGATTAGAATACCATGCGCGCGATCCGATATGGTTCACATCGCGTGGAGTTTCGACAACGGAGCATTTCCGGAATGCAACGCGGCGATTGTGAATCTCGTATTCGTCGGCGGTCATCTGGCGCCGAACGCAACGCTCCACCAATAGTTGCGCGGAACGCGACCGTCGATAGCCAACCCCGGCATGAGCTTTGCCTAACTGGCCTGTCGAGAATCGCCACAAGTCGCCTTGTTAGGAATTCCACCAGTGATTTCAGTCGCCCGTCAACCGCTGCGAGTGTTCGAACCCGAAAGCGATGTTGAAGT from Pirellulales bacterium harbors:
- a CDS encoding O-antigen ligase family protein, with amino-acid sequence MELLIAIAALVAGAWLIFFTLRGSLVAGCLAFLLIASCFGYPFLHFDLGPIPVTLDRLAILGLAGMYIVQRYLGLADPKPLQTVDKLLLAFLGLLVFSTFTHNWRDNPPGYVPPVWRLVTGFLTPAIIFWLARQSRLFERRVALVHGALACFGIYLAATGLAEISRQWWLVFPTYIADSTVGLHFGRARGPMVQAVIYGFFLGVTMLAGFVWRDRWNRLGQLIWLLLISLELAALGFTYTRSVWIGTALAIFVVLGLTLRGAWRPLVLGCLVSAALVLSVAELDSLANLQREGNASEARESAGMRACFAYVSWEMFLDRPILGFGFGQFFKEKLPYLSDRTTPLELELIRDYIHHNTYLSLLTETGLIGLSLYVAILLYWARCGWRLCRDSNPRWMRAHGILLLGAMATYAVQMLFHEVSYTTLDNSLLFLLAGIAVGLDTRARGRSPEADQSHAAAFSLRPIGITPVYND